In the genome of Rhodothermales bacterium, the window CAGTAGGTCTTCCCGAGGACGTGGCGGTAGACGTTCTCCTCGCGGAGTACGTCGGGATCGACGAGCGTGAGGTCGAGGACGCCGGCTCGCGCGAGCTGCACGGCGATGTGGCCGCCTACCGCGCCGCACCCCACGACGAGCGCCCGCTTCCGGCTCAGCGCGTCGTCCGCTCCCCCTCGGGGAACGAGATAGGCGCAGTCGCGGCGCAGAACCTGAACGGGACGCACGCCGCTGCATCGTCCGCCGAAGAGCGGGTGGTCGGCCTGGACGCCCGCGAACTCGACACCGAAGAGGGTCGCCCCCCCGGAGGGCCGGGGGAGGGAGAACACCACGAGCTCGGTCTCCTGCGTCGTGCGTCGCCGCATACGCCGCGCGCGCTTCTTGACGTGGGAGAGCCGTCCACCGGGGAGGCTGGCTCCCATGAACGCGCATACCTCTTCGGCCGTCCAGAAAGGGCCGAGCGGAGGCGGAGGAGACGGCGTGGCACCCGCGGCCAGCGGCACGTAGAGCGCACGACGCGTGGGCAGCCCCTCGCCGGATAGCGACTTGTCGTAGCCGGGAAGGTCCGACGCACGTTCGGCGAGGTAGCGGACTTCCACCGGCTCGCCGGCCGTCCCACCTCGCCACGTCACCACGGCGAGGTCTGTGACACGGCCGGGCGGATCGACCACGCAGCGCACTGAGTCCCCGCCGGCCCGCGCCCAGTGCGCCTCCCACTCTTCGGCGAAGTCGGCTCGGTTCCGACCGCTGGCTCCGTCCGCGAGCAGGTCGAGCCCGCGGCGGAGCGCCTCGATCGCGAGGGCCGCCGGCCGCCGTCGGTCGAGGATGATCCCTTCGCTGTCTTGGTAGCAGATCAGTCCGACCCCGCTCTCTTCGTCTACGGGGTCTACGTGCGGGATGTGACCGAAGGCGTCCCACGGATAGAGCAGGAGTCGGGGCAGCGCGAGCGGGAACCGCGCCTCGAGCATGATCCCCACTCGCGCCTCCCGGCCACCGACGGTGACACGGCCGACGAGGTCGCCCGCGAGAATGCCACCGGTGCCGTCCGGCCGCAACGGCGACCGGAGCAGCCCGCTGGCAGCGACGTCCTGGAGGACGCGCTCGCGCTCGTCGGAAGTGAGGGGTCCGGGCACGGGCCTCCTAGGCCGCGTTGCTGGAGGAGGAGATGGGCGAGACCGTCGCCCGCGCCGTGGACTTCTTCTCCGGCACGGGGAAATCGTCGCCGAACTCCTTGCGGAGCCGCTTGCAGGCGTCCACCGGATCCACCTCGTCCCGCGCGTACTCCAGCGCGTCGCGGAGCTTCTCGAGCTTCTCCTCGAACGCCCCCATCTGCA includes:
- a CDS encoding ThiF family adenylyltransferase, translating into MPGPLTSDERERVLQDVAASGLLRSPLRPDGTGGILAGDLVGRVTVGGREARVGIMLEARFPLALPRLLLYPWDAFGHIPHVDPVDEESGVGLICYQDSEGIILDRRRPAALAIEALRRGLDLLADGASGRNRADFAEEWEAHWARAGGDSVRCVVDPPGRVTDLAVVTWRGGTAGEPVEVRYLAERASDLPGYDKSLSGEGLPTRRALYVPLAAGATPSPPPPLGPFWTAEEVCAFMGASLPGGRLSHVKKRARRMRRRTTQETELVVFSLPRPSGGATLFGVEFAGVQADHPLFGGRCSGVRPVQVLRRDCAYLVPRGGADDALSRKRALVVGCGAVGGHIAVQLARAGVLDLTLVDPDVLREENVYRHVLGKTYCGYKKVIGLNVHIERELPYTTVDAVGENVLDAVASGRVVLADYDLVVVALGSPTVELDLNERLWSEKHGPPTVFTWVEPYGIGGHALLVRPGERGCFECLYTPPAPSAAPLSNRAAFAGPPPPGRSYGKALSGCGSLFTPYGSADALQTALLAVRLGVRALTGVEGESPLLSWQGDPSAFEEAGFSVTARHRRSAAGLEEQRCAYVSSRCPICGVEP